Proteins from a genomic interval of Vreelandella profundi:
- a CDS encoding helix-turn-helix domain-containing protein, which translates to MFSPGELAQRIGANAQEARLAQNLSRKTLAQMAGVSESTIKRFESNGQITLEGLVLIATALGSTRQFAELFKLEQPVSIEEIKRQGRTRGRK; encoded by the coding sequence TTGTTCTCTCCTGGAGAACTGGCGCAACGGATCGGTGCCAATGCGCAGGAGGCGCGGCTGGCACAGAATCTTTCGCGCAAAACGCTGGCACAGATGGCCGGCGTTTCCGAGTCAACCATTAAGCGGTTTGAGTCTAATGGGCAGATCACCCTTGAGGGTTTAGTGCTTATCGCCACTGCGCTGGGCTCCACACGCCAATTTGCAGAGCTTTTTAAATTAGAGCAACCCGTGTCGATTGAGGAGATTAAACGGCAAGGGCGCACACGGGGTCGCAAATGA
- a CDS encoding serine hydrolase domain-containing protein: MRAHVFPISLAIMWLFPIVSAAANEPSSNALKALDQQAAALSRVHNVVVAYEGEIIHELHQGGPGVASPANIKSLSKTVLAAITGAAIEAGVIESVEQPMVELFGEHLPSGTDPRVNEITVAHLLAQQAGLESTSGSNYSAWVASPNWVNDAITRPFVDEPGGQMLYSTGTSHLLSAALTHASGETTHALAQHLLGDPLNINIRPWLRDPQGIYFGGNDMQLSPRALIEIGELYRTDGIVLDESGNEQRILPEGWVATSWLPRGSSPWTGDGYGFGWFITQLAGEDVYYGRGYGGQALYVIPEREMTVVITSDPNPPSPGGQFQQQLNRLVVGLLSSRAESER; encoded by the coding sequence ATGCGCGCTCATGTTTTTCCGATTTCGCTCGCCATTATGTGGTTATTTCCTATCGTTAGTGCCGCCGCCAACGAACCTTCCTCTAATGCGCTCAAGGCGCTTGATCAGCAGGCCGCTGCGCTCAGTCGCGTGCATAATGTCGTGGTGGCTTACGAAGGCGAGATTATCCATGAGCTTCACCAAGGTGGGCCGGGCGTGGCCTCGCCTGCCAACATTAAATCGCTGTCTAAAACGGTGCTTGCGGCCATTACCGGTGCGGCGATTGAGGCGGGCGTTATCGAATCCGTTGAGCAGCCGATGGTTGAGCTGTTTGGCGAACACCTTCCTAGCGGCACTGACCCGCGGGTTAACGAGATCACCGTGGCGCATTTACTGGCCCAGCAGGCGGGATTGGAGAGCACATCGGGAAGCAACTACAGCGCCTGGGTTGCTAGCCCCAACTGGGTGAACGATGCGATCACACGCCCTTTTGTTGATGAACCCGGTGGGCAAATGCTCTATTCAACCGGCACCAGCCACTTACTTTCCGCCGCGCTCACCCATGCCAGCGGCGAGACCACTCATGCCCTTGCTCAGCACTTGCTGGGTGATCCGCTCAATATCAATATTCGCCCCTGGCTACGTGACCCGCAGGGTATCTATTTTGGCGGCAACGATATGCAGCTTTCACCGCGGGCGCTGATTGAGATAGGTGAGCTTTATCGCACCGACGGCATCGTATTAGATGAAAGCGGCAATGAGCAGCGCATACTGCCTGAAGGCTGGGTTGCTACTTCGTGGCTGCCGCGCGGTTCGTCCCCTTGGACCGGTGACGGCTATGGCTTTGGTTGGTTTATAACCCAGCTGGCAGGAGAAGACGTGTACTACGGGCGCGGCTACGGCGGCCAAGCGCTGTACGTTATTCCCGAACGGGAGATGACCGTGGTAATTACCTCAGACCCCAACCCACCCTCGCCGGGCGGGCAGTTTCAGCAGCAGTTAAATAGGCTGGTAGTTGGTTTGCTGAGTAGTAGGGCCGAGTCGGAACGCTAG
- a CDS encoding exopolysaccharide biosynthesis protein, which produces MYNRNEDSKLMDLIDSIEEMEQDASRVSVNDVVYAVGRRSFGPLLLVAGLITLAPIIGDIPGMPTLMAVLVLLVSGQLLAGREAFWLPNWLLKRSLSREKFDKAIKWMKKPARWIDGLLRVRLPWLTGYIGIRVTAVVCLLIALAMPPMEFIPFSANGAGLALTLLGLGLVARDGLALLLGFALFGATCVFIAMSLF; this is translated from the coding sequence ATGTATAACCGCAACGAAGACTCGAAGTTAATGGATTTAATTGACTCAATAGAAGAGATGGAGCAGGACGCTTCACGGGTTAGCGTTAATGATGTGGTCTACGCCGTGGGGCGGCGCTCGTTTGGGCCGCTATTGCTAGTGGCTGGGTTGATTACGTTGGCACCGATTATTGGCGATATTCCCGGCATGCCAACGTTAATGGCCGTGTTGGTGCTGTTAGTTTCTGGGCAACTGTTGGCGGGGCGTGAAGCATTTTGGTTGCCCAACTGGCTGCTGAAGCGCTCTCTTTCACGAGAAAAGTTCGATAAGGCCATTAAATGGATGAAAAAGCCCGCCCGCTGGATTGATGGATTGCTGCGGGTGCGCTTGCCATGGCTCACGGGGTATATCGGTATTCGCGTAACGGCGGTTGTGTGCTTGCTGATCGCACTGGCCATGCCACCGATGGAGTTTATTCCCTTTTCAGCCAACGGTGCCGGGTTAGCGTTAACGCTGCTGGGCTTAGGTTTAGTCGCTCGCGACGGCCTTGCGCTGCTGCTTGGATTTGCGCTATTCGGCGCTACCTGCGTTTTTATCGCCATGAGCCTGTTCTAA
- a CDS encoding TerB family tellurite resistance protein, with translation MLNAISDFFQRTLAQPEQRENHTLTLELATAALLCEIVRADYNTTDEELATLRTMLLTRYRLSESAAEELMAMAEAQVEDAVDHYQFVSLIKDHYSYDQRRELVSQMWQLAWADGSVDPLEEHRIRRLADLLYVSHSDFIRTKLQVEERHNPDV, from the coding sequence ATGCTGAACGCCATTAGTGATTTTTTCCAGCGCACACTAGCGCAGCCAGAACAGCGCGAAAACCACACCCTAACGTTGGAGCTAGCCACGGCGGCGTTGCTATGTGAAATCGTGCGGGCGGACTACAACACCACCGATGAAGAGTTGGCCACCCTGCGCACGATGCTGCTGACTCGCTATCGGTTAAGCGAAAGCGCCGCAGAAGAGCTGATGGCGATGGCCGAAGCGCAGGTAGAAGACGCCGTTGACCACTATCAGTTTGTTAGCCTGATTAAAGACCATTACAGCTACGACCAGCGCCGCGAGCTGGTATCACAAATGTGGCAGCTGGCCTGGGCCGACGGTAGTGTCGACCCGCTCGAAGAGCACCGCATTCGCCGTCTGGCAGACTTACTGTACGTTAGCCACAGCGATTTTATCCGCACCAAACTCCAAGTAGAGGAGCGCCATAACCCCGATGTATAA
- a CDS encoding helix-turn-helix domain-containing protein — MPIKPIRNDHDLQTAFQRLETIFQAEEGTPESDEMEVLVTLIEAYESQHYPIAPPDPIEAITFRMEQNGLTRQDLEPLLGSSGRVSEILNRKRKLSLKMMKNLHDTLNISYESLMSQA; from the coding sequence ATGCCTATTAAACCCATTCGCAATGATCACGATTTACAGACTGCTTTTCAGCGTCTTGAGACTATATTTCAAGCTGAGGAAGGCACGCCCGAGAGTGATGAAATGGAGGTGCTTGTCACTCTTATTGAGGCTTACGAGAGCCAACACTACCCTATTGCTCCGCCTGATCCGATTGAGGCTATCACGTTTCGTATGGAGCAAAATGGGCTTACCCGCCAAGACCTAGAGCCTCTTTTAGGATCCAGCGGGCGTGTCTCTGAGATATTAAACCGTAAACGCAAGCTGTCTCTCAAAATGATGAAGAACCTGCATGATACGTTAAATATTTCTTATGAAAGCTTGATGAGCCAGGCATGA
- a CDS encoding nucleoid-associated protein, with amino-acid sequence MPLLQSIVHRLDPTLDGERLTLTAAPGTSEAGFSEPSDDPVMTSLVGALNDTYNTKPKGWGRFVEEGEQAGPLAMWLRDYLAGEQSFAELSVSLAERLAKQLQEQLSVSGYLVISHQRQGDTETLLVALVHQREGIGINPEHHAVPAAQLNTSQLTLAARINLTQWQSDAPNAQYVSFLKDRGGKKLAEGLIALLGMEEGIDSPAETRTLLKAFSDYVEKEDFDEEVSRDKTDTLVDYANEQLRRGEPMTLEELSGLVNEQQPKAFYEHIRNADYGLSPEIPPDKRTLSQFRRFTGRAGGVSISFDSHLLGSSIEYDAAQDRLIIKQVPKQLREQLTKQD; translated from the coding sequence ATGCCGCTACTGCAAAGTATTGTGCACCGCCTTGACCCGACGCTAGACGGTGAGCGCTTAACCTTGACCGCCGCGCCGGGCACTTCAGAAGCCGGTTTTTCAGAACCGAGTGACGACCCGGTGATGACGAGCCTAGTAGGTGCGCTCAATGACACCTACAACACCAAGCCCAAGGGCTGGGGGCGCTTCGTGGAAGAGGGCGAACAGGCGGGGCCCCTGGCCATGTGGCTGCGCGACTACTTAGCCGGTGAGCAAAGCTTTGCTGAGCTTTCCGTTTCATTAGCTGAGCGGCTGGCCAAGCAGCTACAAGAGCAGCTGTCAGTCAGTGGCTATTTAGTGATCAGCCATCAGCGTCAGGGCGATACGGAAACCCTGCTGGTCGCGTTAGTGCACCAGCGCGAAGGCATTGGCATTAATCCTGAGCATCACGCCGTGCCCGCCGCCCAGCTCAACACCAGTCAGCTCACGTTAGCTGCGCGCATCAACCTCACCCAGTGGCAAAGCGATGCGCCTAACGCGCAGTACGTCTCGTTCTTGAAAGACCGTGGCGGTAAAAAACTGGCTGAAGGCTTGATCGCATTGCTAGGCATGGAGGAGGGCATCGACTCGCCGGCTGAAACGCGCACGCTGCTTAAGGCGTTTAGCGACTACGTCGAAAAAGAAGATTTCGATGAAGAAGTCAGCCGCGACAAAACCGATACGCTGGTGGACTACGCCAACGAGCAGCTGCGCCGCGGGGAACCGATGACGCTTGAAGAACTCTCAGGGCTCGTCAATGAGCAGCAGCCTAAAGCGTTTTACGAGCATATCCGCAACGCCGATTACGGGCTCTCGCCAGAGATTCCGCCCGATAAGCGCACCTTAAGCCAGTTCCGGCGCTTTACCGGCCGCGCGGGGGGCGTTTCAATCAGCTTTGACTCGCATCTGCTGGGTTCAAGCATTGAATACGATGCCGCTCAAGACCGCTTGATCATCAAGCAAGTGCCCAAGCAGTTAAGAGAGCAACTTACCAAGCAAGATTGA
- a CDS encoding ABC transporter permease, translating to MNLHPVRAIYMAEMARTRRTLLQSIVSPVISTSLYFVVFGAAIGSRISEINGVSYGAFIVPGLIMLMLLTQSVSNASFGIFFPKFSGSIYELLSAPISHLEIVIGYVGAAASKSILLGLIILATSNFFVPLEIAHPFWMLSFLVLTAVTFSLLGFIIGIWADGFDRLQLVPLLVITPLTFLGGSFYSIDMLPPFWQTVTLANPVVYLVSGFRWSFYGISDVSLAASVGMIALFLTVCLATISWMFRTGYRLKP from the coding sequence ATGAACCTTCATCCCGTTCGCGCCATTTATATGGCGGAAATGGCCCGCACGCGCCGCACCTTGCTGCAAAGTATCGTTTCGCCCGTCATCTCCACCTCGCTATATTTTGTGGTGTTTGGCGCCGCGATTGGCTCGCGCATCAGTGAGATCAACGGGGTAAGCTACGGGGCGTTTATTGTGCCAGGGCTGATTATGCTGATGCTACTGACGCAAAGTGTTTCCAACGCGTCGTTTGGGATCTTTTTTCCCAAGTTTTCCGGCAGTATTTACGAGCTGCTTTCAGCGCCTATTTCGCACCTTGAAATTGTGATTGGCTACGTAGGGGCGGCGGCCTCGAAATCGATTCTGCTGGGGCTGATTATTTTAGCCACCTCAAACTTTTTTGTGCCGCTAGAAATCGCCCATCCGTTTTGGATGCTGAGCTTTTTAGTGCTTACAGCCGTCACCTTTAGTCTGCTCGGTTTTATTATCGGTATTTGGGCCGATGGGTTTGACCGGCTGCAGCTTGTGCCGCTACTAGTCATCACGCCGCTGACATTTCTTGGGGGCAGCTTTTACTCCATCGATATGCTGCCGCCGTTTTGGCAAACCGTCACCTTAGCGAACCCCGTGGTGTACTTGGTGAGCGGCTTTCGCTGGAGTTTTTACGGCATTAGCGACGTAAGCCTAGCGGCGAGCGTAGGTATGATTGCGCTATTTCTAACGGTTTGCCTGGCCACTATTAGCTGGATGTTCCGCACCGGCTATCGCCTCAAGCCTTGA
- a CDS encoding ABC transporter ATP-binding protein yields the protein MNDPIITINGLNKTYEGGFQALTRVDLTIQRGEIFALLGPNGAGKTTLISVVCGLVNPTAGHVVIDGFDNVSQYRQARERIGLVPQELTNEAFETVWNTVSFSRGLFGKPPNPAHIEKVLKSLALWGKRHNRLMTLSGGMKRRVLIAKALSHEPRILFLDEPTAGVDVELRREMWEVVRQLRDNGVTIILTTHYIEEAEEMADRIGVINHGEIVLVEEKAVLMSKLGSKQLTLNLQTPLTEVPAALQRFELSLAAEGHELIYTYDGRQEEDGRGMSELLSALEREGVAFKDLNTRQSSLEDIFVDLVKERA from the coding sequence TTGAACGACCCAATTATTACCATTAACGGCCTGAACAAAACCTATGAAGGTGGCTTTCAGGCGTTAACCCGTGTCGATTTAACGATTCAGCGCGGTGAAATATTTGCCCTGCTTGGCCCCAACGGGGCGGGCAAAACAACCCTGATTAGCGTGGTCTGTGGTTTGGTCAATCCGACCGCTGGCCACGTCGTCATCGACGGTTTTGATAACGTCAGCCAGTACCGCCAAGCCCGCGAACGCATCGGGCTGGTGCCGCAAGAGCTCACCAACGAAGCGTTTGAAACGGTGTGGAACACGGTCAGTTTCAGCCGTGGCCTGTTTGGCAAGCCACCCAACCCTGCGCATATCGAAAAAGTGCTGAAATCGCTAGCGCTGTGGGGTAAACGCCACAACCGGCTAATGACGCTGTCAGGTGGCATGAAGCGCCGGGTGCTGATTGCTAAAGCGCTTTCGCATGAGCCGCGCATTCTGTTTCTAGATGAGCCCACCGCCGGCGTTGATGTTGAGCTGCGCCGCGAGATGTGGGAAGTCGTGCGCCAACTGCGTGACAACGGCGTCACCATTATTTTAACCACGCACTATATCGAAGAAGCCGAAGAGATGGCCGATCGTATCGGGGTCATCAATCATGGCGAGATTGTGCTGGTTGAAGAGAAAGCGGTATTGATGAGTAAGCTAGGCAGCAAGCAGCTAACGCTTAATCTACAAACGCCGCTGACCGAAGTGCCCGCAGCTCTACAGCGCTTCGAGCTAAGCCTGGCAGCAGAAGGCCATGAGCTTATTTATACCTACGACGGTCGCCAAGAAGAAGACGGGCGCGGCATGTCAGAACTGCTGAGCGCTTTAGAACGTGAAGGGGTGGCCTTTAAAGACCTCAACACCCGGCAAAGCTCGCTTGAAGATATTTTCGTCGATTTAGTTAAGGAGCGCGCATGA
- a CDS encoding peptidylprolyl isomerase: MSRASARHILVSSEEQCLALKKEIESGSDFADVAKQHSSCPSSRQGGDLGTFGPGQMVPEFDKVVFNDEVGQVHGPVKTQFGYHLLEITSRS; this comes from the coding sequence ATGTCACGCGCCAGCGCCCGCCACATTTTGGTCAGCAGTGAAGAACAGTGCCTAGCACTTAAAAAAGAAATTGAGAGCGGCAGCGATTTTGCTGACGTCGCTAAGCAGCATTCTAGCTGCCCTTCTAGCCGCCAAGGCGGTGATCTGGGCACTTTCGGCCCCGGTCAAATGGTGCCTGAGTTCGACAAAGTCGTCTTCAACGACGAAGTAGGCCAGGTACACGGCCCGGTCAAAACACAGTTCGGTTACCACCTGTTAGAAATCACCAGCCGCAGCTAA
- a CDS encoding serine hydrolase produces MALALLIVAFPIVALFNVLPASAQADETNEYDTNGYETSWYYEVDKRSAWQGDLTARLQAIEGVFGGQLGVYVQNLATGEAYSWRADDPWYLASLIKVPVAAQVLAERQAGTLTLDERLTLARSDFVDGAGPTNWHDPGTPISIRYLMEQMITVSDNTATDMLIDRVGLAAVNARARRMIAASGGDPSEIGPITKLVGVRQGIYGQLHPDARALGGMDFMALRQHAVSQRAQALARVLEVSADTFAQPDYDHAFDAYEATGENVGTLSAYGDLLASLYGAQQGLSQEQDGPDNLDAEQRQALLEVMRRTSSGKQRLKAGLGEGITFAHKTGTQQRRSCDAGIALREQAQREQADINADGPWVIVSCMRGPAALSAHERAMASVGEALRRSGALGRP; encoded by the coding sequence ATGGCGCTGGCGCTTCTCATCGTAGCTTTTCCCATCGTAGCTCTTTTCAACGTACTGCCTGCCTCTGCACAGGCTGACGAGACCAATGAGTACGATACTAATGGGTACGAGACTAGCTGGTACTACGAGGTAGATAAGCGCAGCGCTTGGCAGGGCGATTTAACTGCTCGACTGCAGGCCATCGAAGGTGTGTTTGGCGGCCAGCTAGGCGTTTATGTACAGAACCTGGCCACTGGCGAAGCCTACTCTTGGCGTGCTGATGACCCTTGGTATTTGGCCTCGTTGATTAAAGTGCCGGTCGCGGCCCAGGTGCTGGCTGAGCGCCAGGCGGGCACGCTCACCCTAGATGAGCGCTTAACGCTTGCGCGCAGCGACTTTGTCGATGGCGCGGGCCCCACTAATTGGCACGACCCCGGCACGCCTATTTCCATTCGCTACTTGATGGAGCAAATGATTACTGTCAGCGATAACACCGCCACCGATATGTTGATTGATCGAGTAGGGCTGGCGGCGGTTAATGCGCGTGCGCGCAGAATGATCGCGGCAAGCGGTGGTGATCCCTCTGAAATCGGCCCTATTACCAAGCTAGTCGGCGTGCGCCAAGGTATTTATGGCCAGCTGCACCCCGATGCTCGTGCGCTGGGCGGCATGGACTTCATGGCGCTGCGCCAACACGCGGTGAGCCAGCGTGCTCAGGCACTCGCCCGCGTGCTGGAGGTGAGCGCCGACACCTTCGCGCAGCCGGATTACGACCACGCCTTTGATGCCTACGAAGCCACGGGCGAGAATGTAGGCACGCTGAGTGCTTACGGTGATTTACTGGCGAGCCTATACGGCGCGCAGCAAGGGCTTTCACAAGAGCAGGACGGCCCGGACAATCTAGATGCCGAGCAGCGCCAAGCGCTATTAGAGGTGATGCGGCGAACGAGCTCCGGCAAGCAGCGCCTCAAAGCGGGCTTGGGTGAAGGCATTACCTTCGCGCATAAAACCGGCACTCAGCAGCGGCGCAGCTGCGATGCGGGCATTGCCCTGCGCGAACAGGCCCAGCGCGAACAGGCCGATATTAACGCCGATGGCCCCTGGGTGATTGTTAGCTGTATGCGCGGCCCTGCGGCCTTAAGCGCTCATGAGCGGGCGATGGCCAGTGTGGGTGAAGCGTTACGCCGCAGTGGTGCTCTTGGCAGGCCATGA
- a CDS encoding heparan-alpha-glucosaminide N-acetyltransferase domain-containing protein yields MQLTWSQIPQLPKAEGRIQAIDLARGLAIGLMIMSHAVSGLVGIRNVPDWGMVPIHFLTKFSSSLFILVFGIALAVAFLSHTQSDDWPKRRLKLWLRAVEVWFWYKALLVIEMLPFYPPGDIVDALLYGRFAIWTEILGFYAIALLWVPLILPLWARAPLWSRLATIGVFVALTVWLQSLSFGGNDILKALLVDHEDHYAWGQISRAPLILVGLLIGEALLRCYFEPVARRRLVLTLLGLGALMVAGFYALAFASGDVHAAMLAVANNVGKHPPGLEFMLFSLGGALVLLALALAGGARAAKVLMPLTMIGTDALKAFIFHIVMIFLVLRFLLQGDGLYSYPQALGIGGLLIIGAAAWIWVTRWMAAHR; encoded by the coding sequence ATGCAGCTGACATGGTCGCAAATACCCCAATTACCCAAGGCCGAGGGCCGTATACAGGCCATTGATTTGGCGCGTGGCCTGGCGATTGGCTTGATGATTATGAGTCACGCGGTCAGTGGGCTAGTTGGCATACGCAATGTGCCGGACTGGGGTATGGTGCCGATTCATTTTTTGACAAAGTTTTCTTCCTCGCTGTTTATTTTAGTCTTCGGTATTGCCTTGGCCGTGGCATTTTTGTCGCATACTCAAAGCGATGACTGGCCCAAGCGTAGGCTCAAGCTTTGGCTGCGCGCCGTGGAAGTCTGGTTCTGGTACAAAGCGCTGCTCGTGATTGAAATGCTGCCGTTCTACCCCCCCGGCGATATTGTAGATGCCTTGCTCTACGGGCGCTTTGCGATATGGACGGAAATCTTAGGCTTCTACGCTATCGCGCTGCTGTGGGTGCCGCTGATATTGCCACTATGGGCGCGGGCGCCGCTGTGGAGCCGCCTCGCCACGATTGGTGTTTTCGTCGCGCTAACGGTGTGGCTGCAAAGCCTTAGCTTCGGCGGTAACGATATTCTGAAAGCGCTGCTGGTCGACCACGAAGACCACTACGCATGGGGTCAGATTAGCCGTGCACCGCTGATTTTAGTCGGGCTGCTTATTGGTGAGGCGCTGCTACGCTGCTACTTTGAGCCCGTAGCGCGGCGTCGCTTAGTGCTTACGCTATTGGGGCTTGGAGCGCTCATGGTCGCCGGGTTTTACGCCTTAGCATTTGCCAGCGGCGATGTGCACGCGGCTATGCTGGCGGTGGCGAATAACGTTGGCAAGCATCCGCCGGGGCTTGAGTTTATGCTGTTTAGCTTAGGCGGTGCGCTGGTGCTGTTAGCCCTTGCACTGGCCGGGGGCGCCCGTGCGGCCAAGGTATTAATGCCACTGACCATGATTGGCACAGACGCGCTGAAGGCGTTTATTTTCCACATTGTGATGATTTTCTTGGTGCTGCGCTTTCTATTGCAAGGCGACGGCCTTTACAGCTATCCACAGGCGCTCGGCATTGGCGGGCTGTTGATAATTGGTGCCGCCGCATGGATTTGGGTGACCCGCTGGATGGCCGCTCATCGCTGA
- a CDS encoding sugar porter family MFS transporter: MTQQRTLSRSSYILVICCIAAIGGFLFGFDSGVINGTVDGLQASFNSDSAGTGFNVASMLLGCAIGAFFAGRLADRFGRRTLLIVAAVFFLVSAWGSGISGSSMEFVLYRILGGIAVGSASVMTPAYISEVAPSAYRGRLATIQQVAIISGLFVAFLSNYVLAYVSGSAMTELWFGFSTWRWMFWIELIPASIFLVALLFIPESPRYLISTGKDTEARRVLGLVMPEEEIEPKIKEVNATLNRDHKPRLSDVLNRTTGKVHGIVWVGIGLAVFQQLVGINVVFYYGAVLWQSVGFSESDALLINVISGAVSIAACLLAIALIDKIGRKPLLWGGSVGMAITLACLSYAFSTATMVDGSLRLSDDMGVFALVAANLYVLFFNASWGPVMWVMLGEMFPNQMRGSGLAIAGLFQWLANFGITMTFPIMLASVGLFGAYGFYAISAVASVFFVVLFVKETRGKELEEMTYE; encoded by the coding sequence ATGACTCAACAGCGAACGCTAAGCCGCTCATCTTATATTCTGGTGATATGTTGCATTGCCGCCATCGGTGGTTTTTTGTTCGGTTTCGACAGTGGCGTCATCAACGGTACGGTTGATGGCCTGCAGGCTTCTTTTAACTCTGATAGCGCGGGCACGGGCTTTAATGTTGCTTCTATGCTGTTGGGGTGTGCCATAGGGGCTTTCTTTGCCGGTCGTTTGGCGGACCGCTTTGGGCGGCGCACATTGCTTATTGTGGCCGCAGTGTTTTTTCTGGTCAGCGCCTGGGGGTCGGGTATTTCCGGCAGCTCTATGGAGTTTGTGCTGTACCGTATTCTTGGTGGTATTGCGGTAGGTTCCGCCAGTGTCATGACGCCAGCCTACATTAGTGAAGTGGCACCTTCCGCTTATCGCGGTCGGTTAGCCACTATCCAGCAAGTGGCGATTATTTCCGGCCTTTTTGTGGCGTTTCTGAGTAATTATGTGCTGGCGTATGTTTCTGGTTCAGCAATGACTGAGCTGTGGTTTGGTTTTTCGACGTGGCGCTGGATGTTCTGGATTGAACTAATCCCTGCATCCATCTTCCTAGTGGCGTTATTGTTTATTCCCGAAAGCCCACGTTATTTAATCAGTACGGGTAAAGACACTGAGGCACGCCGCGTACTTGGCTTGGTGATGCCTGAGGAAGAAATTGAGCCCAAAATAAAAGAGGTTAATGCCACACTGAATCGTGATCATAAACCGCGTTTAAGCGATGTGCTTAATCGCACCACGGGCAAGGTGCATGGCATCGTGTGGGTGGGCATTGGGTTAGCCGTTTTCCAGCAGTTAGTCGGTATAAACGTGGTGTTCTATTACGGTGCCGTGCTGTGGCAGTCAGTCGGCTTTTCAGAAAGCGATGCGCTGCTGATTAATGTGATTTCGGGGGCCGTCAGTATTGCCGCCTGCCTCTTGGCGATTGCGCTGATCGACAAAATCGGCAGAAAGCCTCTGCTATGGGGCGGCTCCGTGGGAATGGCCATAACACTGGCTTGCCTCTCCTATGCTTTCTCTACCGCAACAATGGTCGATGGTAGTCTGCGCTTATCAGACGATATGGGTGTGTTTGCGCTCGTTGCAGCCAACCTTTACGTGCTGTTTTTCAATGCTTCCTGGGGGCCAGTGATGTGGGTAATGCTGGGCGAGATGTTCCCCAATCAGATGCGAGGGTCGGGGCTGGCGATTGCAGGCCTTTTCCAATGGTTAGCCAACTTCGGTATTACCATGACATTTCCTATCATGTTGGCTTCCGTCGGGCTGTTCGGTGCTTACGGTTTTTATGCGATCAGTGCCGTGGCCTCGGTTTTCTTCGTTGTTCTCTTTGTCAAAGAAACACGCGGTAAAGAGCTTGAAGAAATGACCTATGAGTAA
- a CDS encoding SDR family NAD(P)-dependent oxidoreductase, which produces MNQHSVRYTSLDQRVVFITGGGSGIGAELTRAFHHQGARVVFVDINDDASHALVAALKTETGQAPIYHHCDIRDVASLQQVVAETGENVGPIHTLVNNAASDDRHSWRDIDVAYWDERMSLNLRPMFFTAQAVAEQMIKNGGGSIINFGSVSVQMALGGLPAYVTAKAAVHGLTRSLARELGVHNIRVNTLVPGSVMTERQLEKWIGPNDEAVIQERQCLKLRLEPVHIAPVALFLASAESQAITGQELAVDAGWA; this is translated from the coding sequence ATGAACCAGCACTCAGTGCGCTATACGAGCCTTGACCAGCGTGTGGTCTTTATTACCGGCGGCGGCAGCGGTATTGGTGCCGAGCTTACCCGTGCCTTTCATCATCAGGGCGCGCGGGTAGTGTTCGTCGATATCAATGATGATGCCAGCCACGCATTGGTCGCGGCGCTTAAAACCGAGACCGGACAAGCACCGATTTACCACCACTGTGATATTCGTGATGTGGCGAGCCTACAGCAGGTCGTCGCCGAGACTGGCGAAAACGTCGGGCCTATCCATACGTTGGTGAATAACGCCGCCAGCGATGATCGTCACTCCTGGCGGGATATCGATGTTGCCTACTGGGATGAGCGGATGTCGCTTAACTTACGGCCGATGTTCTTTACCGCCCAGGCGGTGGCCGAACAGATGATAAAAAACGGTGGTGGTTCGATCATTAATTTCGGCTCGGTGAGTGTACAAATGGCGCTGGGCGGTTTGCCCGCCTACGTCACCGCTAAAGCGGCGGTACATGGCTTAACGCGCAGCCTGGCGCGGGAGTTGGGCGTGCACAATATCCGCGTTAATACATTGGTGCCCGGCTCGGTGATGACCGAACGCCAGCTGGAAAAGTGGATTGGTCCCAATGACGAAGCCGTCATTCAAGAACGCCAGTGTCTCAAACTACGGCTTGAACCTGTACATATCGCGCCCGTAGCGCTGTTCTTGGCCAGCGCCGAAAGCCAGGCCATCACCGGGCAAGAGCTGGCGGTAGACGCCGGTTGGGCTTAG